One genomic region from Microcystis panniformis FACHB-1757 encodes:
- a CDS encoding SAM-dependent methyltransferase, with protein sequence MTTDNQTEYVAALTDLHRGLDRKGPGDSDFSLKILSNLSILPLKPRIADLGCGSGASALLLAQYYQSPVMAVDSSSVFIDELKTRAKQLGLEHLIIPIHGDMAKLDWSVGSVDLLWSEGAAYNLGFEQALKIWRPLVSNNGIAVISEMSWFTDELPEPAVAYWQNAYHTMGNEFENIVRANRSGFKVLSTQRLPSQVWWLNYYQPLRERIGQLEISPSSPSVIRETEEEMKLFEKFSNFYGYTFYVLQAA encoded by the coding sequence ATGACTACAGACAATCAAACTGAGTATGTTGCCGCTTTAACTGATTTACACCGTGGACTTGACCGTAAAGGGCCTGGCGACTCTGACTTCTCCCTAAAAATTTTGAGTAATCTCTCTATTTTGCCCCTCAAGCCACGAATTGCCGATCTAGGATGTGGAAGTGGTGCTAGTGCTTTACTGCTGGCACAATACTACCAAAGCCCTGTCATGGCAGTGGACTCCTCATCGGTTTTTATCGACGAACTCAAAACCCGAGCAAAACAGCTTGGTCTTGAGCATTTAATCATTCCAATTCATGGTGACATGGCTAAACTTGATTGGTCAGTGGGTTCAGTTGATCTACTTTGGTCTGAGGGGGCTGCTTATAATCTTGGGTTTGAGCAAGCTCTTAAAATCTGGCGACCGCTTGTTTCTAACAACGGGATCGCCGTCATCTCGGAGATGAGTTGGTTTACTGATGAGCTACCAGAGCCGGCTGTGGCCTATTGGCAAAACGCCTATCATACAATGGGTAATGAGTTTGAGAATATCGTTCGGGCTAATAGGTCTGGTTTTAAGGTACTTTCTACCCAGAGGCTGCCCAGTCAGGTTTGGTGGCTCAATTATTATCAACCTCTCCGTGAGCGAATCGGGCAGCTGGAAATCAGCCCCAGTAGCCCATCGGTTATTCGTGAAACTGAAGAAGAGATGAAACTTTTTGAGAAATTCAGCAACTTCTATGGTTATACCTTCTATGTTCTGCAAGCGGCCTAG
- a CDS encoding TolC family protein, producing the protein MLLLRYGITVSAVLGLIFLAESSVKAQTQSAADLLKKPRPTANPVSQLPGPSAAPATTEADPKAPNYLNPSGNPLIFPTKPDEVGIRVVQPITLNQAIELALKNNQTLQTARVDLEIARAQLKEQQAALLPTAEAETSLTQDQSAAAQRQNNLARQQGIPAVTPEDSTNLQGSVRIVYGVYTGGERTAQIKRAEKVIRQRELEVERVSEQTRFDATDAYYELQRGDAQVAISQAAIEDASQSLRDAQLLEQAGLGTRFAVLQAEVDLANANQDLTRAISTQRISRRRLAQILSVGQHIELTAADEIREAGTWGLSLDDSIVLAYKNRAELEQQLLQREISEEDRSIAISAVIPQVDLLGEYNVLNDLSDDAGFGDGFSVGGRIRWTFFDGGRAFARARQAERNIDRADTEFSLRRNEIRLQVEESYYNLISNQENIKTSQKSIESATESLRLARLRFQAGVGTQTDVINSQRDLTDARSRYLQAIVDYNKSLNSLQRAISNLPDNRLFEVR; encoded by the coding sequence ATGTTGCTCTTGCGTTATGGTATTACCGTGAGTGCGGTGCTTGGGTTGATTTTCTTGGCTGAATCCTCGGTTAAGGCACAAACTCAGTCCGCTGCCGATTTATTGAAGAAACCCCGACCTACTGCCAATCCAGTTTCTCAATTACCCGGTCCATCGGCGGCACCGGCAACCACGGAAGCGGATCCCAAAGCCCCCAATTATCTTAATCCTAGTGGCAATCCCCTAATTTTTCCCACCAAACCAGATGAGGTGGGAATTAGGGTAGTACAACCGATCACCTTAAATCAAGCGATCGAATTAGCTTTAAAAAATAATCAGACCTTACAGACAGCCCGGGTCGATTTAGAAATCGCTCGCGCCCAATTAAAGGAACAACAGGCGGCCTTATTACCCACGGCCGAAGCGGAAACCAGTCTCACTCAAGATCAATCGGCAGCGGCCCAAAGACAGAATAATTTGGCTCGTCAACAGGGAATCCCAGCAGTTACACCAGAAGATAGTACCAACCTTCAGGGTAGTGTTCGGATTGTCTATGGGGTTTATACAGGGGGTGAACGGACAGCCCAGATCAAAAGGGCCGAAAAAGTGATCCGGCAACGGGAATTAGAGGTGGAACGAGTCTCGGAACAAACTCGTTTTGATGCCACCGATGCCTATTATGAATTGCAGAGGGGTGATGCTCAGGTAGCGATCTCCCAAGCTGCGATCGAAGATGCTAGTCAAAGTTTACGGGATGCACAATTATTGGAGCAAGCGGGACTAGGAACCCGATTTGCTGTCCTACAGGCGGAAGTTGACCTCGCTAACGCTAACCAAGACTTAACCCGGGCGATTTCTACCCAGCGTATTTCCCGACGGCGACTGGCACAGATATTGAGTGTCGGTCAGCACATCGAGTTAACCGCTGCCGATGAGATTCGCGAGGCGGGAACTTGGGGCTTAAGTCTTGATGATAGTATCGTTTTGGCCTACAAAAATCGCGCCGAATTAGAACAACAACTCTTACAGAGGGAAATTAGCGAAGAGGATCGCTCGATCGCCATTTCGGCGGTGATTCCCCAAGTGGACCTTTTGGGCGAGTATAATGTTCTTAACGATCTCAGTGATGATGCCGGTTTTGGCGATGGTTTTAGCGTCGGCGGCCGGATTCGTTGGACTTTCTTTGATGGTGGTCGTGCTTTTGCTCGCGCCCGTCAAGCGGAAAGAAACATCGATCGCGCCGATACGGAATTCTCCCTCCGTCGCAATGAAATTCGCCTTCAGGTGGAGGAATCCTACTATAATTTGATTTCTAACCAAGAAAACATTAAAACTTCGCAAAAAAGCATTGAATCCGCCACGGAAAGTCTGCGATTAGCCCGTTTACGCTTTCAGGCCGGTGTGGGAACCCAAACGGACGTGATCAACTCCCAACGGGATTTAACCGATGCCAGAAGTCGTTATCTACAGGCGATCGTTGATTACAATAAATCCTTAAATAGTCTCCAGCGAGCGATTAGTAATTTACCAGACAATCGTTTGTTTGAAGTGCGTTAA
- a CDS encoding addiction module antidote protein has translation MATIQTYPWDAADHLKTKEDIAAYLEAALEDGDPSLVVAALGDIARSQGMTRIARETGLGRESLFDILAAVKRTAIPHHATFLGWSRQWG, from the coding sequence ATGGCTACAATTCAGACTTATCCTTGGGATGCAGCAGATCACTTGAAAACAAAAGAAGATATCGCCGCTTATCTGGAAGCTGCCCTCGAAGATGGCGATCCTAGCTTAGTAGTGGCAGCATTAGGCGATATTGCTCGTTCTCAAGGGATGACTCGTATTGCTCGTGAGACGGGTTTGGGACGGGAGAGTCTCTTTGACATCCTCGCCGCCGTAAAACGGACGGCGATTCCTCACCACGCCACTTTTTTAGGGTGGTCGCGTCAATGGGGTTGA
- the ggt gene encoding gamma-glutamyltransferase yields MTRKSKGAIAAGHPKTAEAGQLILEMGGNAFDAIVGSILAACVVEFTLASAGGGGFLLAHTKEKVNTLFDFFCQTPKYKKPLTNIDFYPVAIDFGGASQDFHIGRGAIATTGALRGLEIVQKKLGKLPFTVVAEPAIEYARQGYILSQYNGFCLRLLSSILLKDREGVKVYAPQGQLLQTGDRCVMRDFANTLEELSKKGVKDFYEGEIAHQIAKDMQEGGYLTLEDLSHYQVLERKPLKTQYRGYEILTNPPPSSGGILLAFALKLLERVNLSALEHLGAKHLQILTEVMALTNQARAQGYDNFIHQEGIEDKFLSPEFLGKYPNKWGSTTHISVIDGEGNAASATFSNGEGSAYTVPGTGIMLNNMIGEADLNPFGFHNWPVDRRLSSMMSPTMILEEEKPRFVLGSGGSNRIRTAILQVISNLIDFRQSLPYAIAASRIHWENQQLGIEPLEDRENLLENLVLPANTQVSRWQEQNMFFGGVHGVAVNDWGELTATGDPRRDGVGLVMGDF; encoded by the coding sequence GTGACTCGCAAAAGCAAGGGCGCTATCGCCGCAGGACATCCAAAAACTGCCGAAGCTGGACAATTAATCTTAGAAATGGGCGGAAATGCCTTCGATGCGATAGTTGGCTCGATTTTAGCGGCTTGCGTGGTCGAATTCACCCTCGCTTCGGCGGGGGGCGGCGGTTTTTTACTAGCACATACCAAAGAAAAAGTCAATACCCTTTTTGATTTTTTTTGTCAAACTCCAAAATATAAAAAACCCTTGACAAATATCGACTTTTACCCAGTGGCGATCGATTTTGGTGGTGCTAGTCAAGATTTTCACATTGGCCGAGGTGCGATCGCAACGACCGGAGCATTACGGGGATTGGAAATAGTGCAGAAAAAACTAGGAAAATTACCCTTTACCGTGGTAGCGGAGCCAGCGATCGAATATGCTCGACAAGGCTACATTTTGAGCCAATATAACGGCTTTTGCTTGCGCTTACTATCTTCTATCCTGCTTAAAGATAGAGAGGGTGTCAAAGTCTATGCTCCCCAGGGCCAACTCCTCCAGACAGGCGATCGCTGTGTGATGAGGGATTTTGCCAACACCTTAGAGGAATTAAGCAAAAAAGGCGTAAAAGACTTTTATGAGGGAGAAATCGCCCACCAAATCGCCAAGGATATGCAGGAGGGCGGTTATCTTACCCTAGAGGATTTAAGTCATTACCAAGTCCTTGAGAGAAAACCCCTAAAAACCCAATATCGCGGGTACGAAATCCTGACTAATCCGCCTCCTAGTTCTGGAGGAATTCTCCTGGCTTTTGCCCTAAAATTACTGGAAAGAGTCAATTTATCGGCTTTAGAGCATCTAGGAGCCAAACATCTGCAAATTTTAACCGAAGTGATGGCCTTAACCAATCAAGCTCGGGCCCAAGGCTACGATAATTTTATCCATCAGGAGGGAATCGAAGATAAGTTCCTCTCACCGGAATTTTTAGGCAAATATCCCAATAAATGGGGCAGTACCACCCATATTAGTGTTATCGATGGGGAAGGTAACGCCGCCAGTGCCACCTTTTCCAACGGCGAAGGATCGGCTTATACCGTGCCGGGGACGGGAATTATGCTCAATAATATGATCGGGGAAGCGGACTTAAATCCCTTTGGTTTTCACAATTGGCCCGTTGATCGTCGTTTATCCTCAATGATGTCGCCGACGATGATTTTAGAGGAAGAAAAGCCGCGATTTGTTCTCGGTTCTGGGGGTTCCAATCGCATTCGCACCGCTATTTTACAGGTTATTAGCAATTTAATCGATTTTCGGCAATCTCTACCCTATGCGATCGCTGCCTCGCGCATACATTGGGAAAATCAACAATTAGGGATTGAACCCCTAGAAGATCGGGAAAATCTGCTCGAAAATCTGGTTTTACCCGCAAATACTCAAGTATCCCGGTGGCAAGAACAAAATATGTTTTTTGGGGGTGTGCATGGGGTGGCAGTGAATGATTGGGGGGAGTTAACCGCTACGGGCGATCCGCGTCGGGATGGAGTAGGCTTAGTGATGGGGGATTTTTAG
- the lpxD gene encoding UDP-3-O-(3-hydroxymyristoyl)glucosamine N-acyltransferase: protein MKFSEIAQKLSPLVQSQSLTAYPDRNPQIKAITPIETALVDTISYIEGGKFAAFVAKTDATALILPLDTNLQQQADERGIAWLASANPRLLFAHAIKLFYQPFQPQPYIHATAVVHPSAKIGHKVAIGAHAVVEANVTLGDGVCIHPNAVIYPGVHIGDRTILHANCTIHERVQIGNDCVIHSGAVIGAEGFGFVPVPEGWFKMEQSGIVVLEDGVEIGCNSTVDRPAVGETRIGSQTKIDNLVHIAHNCQIGQACALAGQVGMAGGVKLGNRVILAGQVGIANQAVIGDGAIATAQTGIHNDIGAGEVVSGSPAMPHKLFLKVAAAYKRLPEIYQAVKQLKK from the coding sequence ATGAAATTTAGTGAAATTGCCCAAAAATTAAGTCCTTTAGTACAATCCCAGAGTTTGACCGCCTATCCCGACAGAAATCCCCAAATTAAAGCCATAACTCCCATCGAAACCGCCCTAGTCGATACCATTAGCTATATCGAAGGGGGAAAATTTGCTGCCTTTGTCGCCAAAACTGACGCTACTGCCCTAATTCTGCCCCTGGATACCAATTTACAACAACAGGCCGACGAACGCGGCATCGCTTGGTTAGCTAGTGCCAATCCCCGACTTTTATTCGCCCACGCCATCAAATTATTCTATCAACCCTTTCAGCCCCAACCCTACATTCACGCCACCGCCGTGGTGCATCCATCGGCTAAAATCGGCCATAAAGTCGCCATCGGGGCCCATGCCGTGGTAGAAGCCAATGTCACCCTCGGTGATGGGGTGTGCATTCATCCTAACGCCGTTATTTACCCCGGAGTGCATATTGGTGATCGCACAATTCTCCACGCTAACTGTACCATCCATGAACGGGTACAAATCGGCAATGATTGCGTTATCCACAGTGGCGCTGTTATTGGTGCGGAGGGCTTCGGTTTTGTGCCAGTTCCCGAAGGCTGGTTTAAGATGGAACAATCGGGTATCGTGGTCTTAGAAGATGGGGTAGAAATTGGCTGTAATAGCACGGTTGATCGTCCGGCAGTGGGAGAAACCCGCATCGGTAGCCAGACTAAGATCGATAATCTCGTCCATATTGCCCATAATTGCCAAATTGGCCAAGCTTGCGCCCTAGCAGGACAGGTGGGCATGGCAGGAGGCGTAAAATTGGGCAATCGCGTTATTTTAGCAGGACAGGTGGGCATTGCCAATCAAGCCGTGATCGGGGACGGTGCGATCGCAACAGCCCAAACCGGCATTCACAACGATATCGGGGCAGGAGAAGTGGTTTCTGGCTCTCCCGCTATGCCGCATAAACTATTCCTCAAGGTAGCAGCCGCTTACAAGCGTTTACCCGAAATCTATCAAGCGGTTAAGCAATTAAAAAAATAG
- a CDS encoding all3515 family Zur-repressed PEP-CTERM protein, protein MPPLSLIAGKGIFQNSFVSGATGEEYSNLLMQSVATINNSSDLGEQALFNSSGGRWNRSLGNANLSLQLLEISDGLTVANSLGQTILANAGDIYAIGTGDNFSFLPKFLASRPGKYSASFKLVDLSLSWGESGIFNLDFQTVPEPSTLIALILFGSVLLTRSSSKN, encoded by the coding sequence TTGCCTCCTCTCTCCTTAATTGCAGGAAAAGGAATTTTTCAGAATAGTTTTGTTAGTGGTGCCACTGGGGAGGAATATAGCAATCTACTGATGCAATCAGTGGCAACTATTAATAATTCCTCTGACTTGGGAGAACAAGCTCTTTTTAACAGTTCTGGGGGACGGTGGAATCGGTCTTTAGGTAATGCCAACCTATCCTTACAACTGTTAGAGATTAGTGATGGATTAACCGTAGCTAACTCTTTAGGACAGACAATTTTAGCTAATGCTGGCGATATCTATGCGATCGGGACTGGTGATAACTTCTCCTTTTTACCGAAGTTTCTTGCCTCTCGACCGGGAAAATATTCAGCCAGTTTTAAGCTGGTAGATCTTAGCCTTTCTTGGGGAGAGTCAGGAATTTTTAACCTAGATTTTCAAACAGTTCCCGAACCATCAACTCTGATCGCCTTAATACTGTTCGGGTCAGTTTTATTAACTCGATCGAGTAGTAAAAACTAA
- a CDS encoding IS4 family transposase, giving the protein MISELYQKVLENELGRARYLLLLMVVGTLQILKQAKLEILAEALPIPILFESRRKKLKRFLKLEILNIEKIWFLCLKEMLKQQERFTIKGLVYIAIDRRSWGAINILMVSLIYDKRAMPIYWEILDKKGSSNLEEQQRVLGKILTVLLGHKILVLGDREFCSVSLGKCLQKQSLYFCLRQKQSTNVKTKEGIYQEMRELGLSPGTKLFLNDVNMTKEQGFGQFNLAGKWKKNYRGFQTKEPWYILTNFGDLETAIIADQKRFDIEEMFRDFKSGGYSLEGSQLAPQYLSKLIIVIAIAYTSATMQGKKIKDMGIQKYVTRPEKRYKGQRRHSSFYVGQHLYHWLQLHQMFPKNIEELMQISRYRLKDYIKGQRAISLALSTF; this is encoded by the coding sequence ATGATAAGTGAACTATACCAGAAAGTGTTAGAAAATGAACTGGGGCGAGCCAGATATCTACTGTTGTTAATGGTAGTTGGAACCTTGCAAATATTGAAGCAAGCAAAGTTAGAGATATTAGCTGAAGCCTTACCAATACCAATCCTGTTTGAGAGTCGGAGAAAAAAACTAAAAAGATTTTTAAAGCTGGAAATTCTGAATATTGAAAAAATCTGGTTTCTCTGCTTAAAAGAGATGTTAAAACAGCAGGAGAGATTCACAATAAAAGGATTAGTATATATTGCCATAGACCGAAGGAGTTGGGGAGCAATTAATATCTTGATGGTGAGTCTAATTTATGACAAGAGAGCCATGCCAATCTATTGGGAGATATTGGATAAAAAAGGAAGTAGTAATCTCGAAGAACAGCAGCGAGTATTGGGGAAAATATTGACGGTGCTATTAGGTCATAAAATCCTGGTGTTAGGAGATAGAGAATTTTGCTCGGTCAGTCTAGGAAAGTGTCTTCAGAAGCAGAGTTTGTACTTTTGCTTAAGACAAAAACAAAGTACAAATGTGAAGACAAAAGAAGGAATTTATCAAGAAATGAGAGAGTTAGGTTTAAGTCCAGGAACTAAACTATTTTTGAATGATGTCAATATGACAAAAGAGCAGGGATTTGGCCAGTTTAACTTAGCTGGTAAGTGGAAAAAAAACTATCGGGGTTTTCAAACAAAAGAACCTTGGTATATTCTGACAAATTTTGGGGATTTAGAGACGGCAATAATTGCCGATCAAAAAAGATTTGATATTGAGGAAATGTTCCGAGATTTTAAGTCGGGAGGCTATAGCTTAGAAGGTTCTCAATTAGCACCGCAATACTTATCAAAGCTGATAATTGTTATAGCTATCGCCTATACAAGTGCCACAATGCAAGGTAAAAAAATTAAGGATATGGGAATCCAAAAATATGTCACAAGACCTGAAAAAAGATATAAAGGTCAACGCAGACACAGCAGTTTTTATGTGGGTCAACATCTCTATCATTGGCTACAGCTACATCAAATGTTCCCAAAAAATATAGAAGAGCTAATGCAAATTAGCCGCTATCGGTTGAAGGATTACATCAAAGGACAAAGAGCGATATCGCTTGCCCTATCTACCTTCTAG
- a CDS encoding ABC transporter ATP-binding protein — translation MTLAVAIEKLKKSYGQTAAVKDISFTVAAAEIFGLLGPNGAGKTTTIRCLCTLAKPDGGKIEVGGVDALNNPKSARKRLGYVAQEVALDKMLTGRELLQLQAALYHIPAQKSRDRIKELINLLGLEEYADKKTGTYSGGIKKRLDLAAGLLHQPEVLVLDEPTVGLDIESRLIVWDFLRQLRAAGTSVLITSHYLEEIDALADNLAIIDNGIVIARGTPSQLKEQLGGDRITLKVREFSPEEEALKAKELLSRLPFVEEVIVNTAQGNSLNLIVTANSNPLSKIEQTLAESGLPVFSMAQSRPSLDDVYLAATGRTLMDAEIAAASSRDLKAEKKQAMKES, via the coding sequence ATGACCCTTGCGGTGGCGATCGAAAAGTTAAAAAAATCCTACGGTCAGACAGCAGCGGTTAAAGATATCTCCTTTACCGTGGCAGCGGCAGAAATCTTCGGTTTACTCGGTCCCAATGGTGCGGGGAAAACCACCACGATTCGCTGTCTTTGCACCCTTGCTAAACCCGACGGCGGCAAAATCGAGGTGGGGGGTGTCGATGCCCTGAATAACCCCAAATCCGCCCGTAAACGCCTGGGTTACGTTGCCCAAGAAGTCGCCCTCGATAAAATGCTCACGGGCCGGGAACTGTTGCAACTACAAGCGGCTCTCTATCACATTCCCGCTCAAAAGTCAAGAGATCGAATTAAAGAATTAATAAATCTTTTAGGATTAGAGGAATACGCCGACAAAAAAACGGGGACCTATTCCGGCGGCATCAAAAAACGGCTGGATTTAGCAGCGGGATTACTGCATCAGCCGGAAGTTTTGGTACTGGATGAACCGACTGTGGGCCTCGATATCGAAAGTCGTTTGATTGTCTGGGATTTTCTGCGACAATTGCGGGCGGCCGGAACCAGTGTATTAATTACCAGCCATTATCTCGAAGAAATCGACGCTTTGGCCGATAACTTGGCAATTATCGACAATGGTATCGTCATCGCTCGCGGTACCCCCTCACAACTGAAGGAGCAACTGGGCGGCGATCGCATTACCCTAAAAGTGCGAGAATTTTCCCCCGAGGAAGAGGCCTTGAAAGCGAAAGAGTTATTATCCCGTCTGCCTTTTGTCGAGGAAGTGATCGTTAATACCGCCCAGGGTAACTCCCTTAATCTTATCGTCACGGCCAATAGCAATCCTTTAAGCAAAATTGAACAAACCCTAGCCGAATCAGGATTACCCGTGTTTAGCATGGCCCAATCCCGTCCTAGTCTCGATGATGTCTATCTGGCGGCCACCGGACGCACCCTGATGGATGCGGAAATTGCCGCCGCCAGCAGTCGCGACCTCAAGGCGGAGAAAAAACAAGCGATGAAGGAATCCTAG
- the fabG gene encoding 3-oxoacyl-ACP reductase FabG, whose amino-acid sequence MKDKRVLLTGGTGGLGLGVTPAVLHHGGHLTMTYREEREVGRLKSRLSAAEFERIRFVRVDLTQETAVARLIDDLGRVDVLIHLVGGFTMGATEEFSYEDWLKMFDLNLHSTFLLCKHCLRSMKLHNYGRIVTIGSRGAVQPGANLAAYCASKAAVVALTQAIAEETKQTNITANVVLPSVIDTPGNREAMGEANAKDWVSPQSLAEVICFLAGEGAKDLRGAAIPVYGSL is encoded by the coding sequence ATGAAAGATAAACGGGTATTGCTGACCGGCGGTACGGGAGGACTGGGTTTAGGAGTCACTCCGGCGGTTTTACACCATGGCGGTCATCTAACCATGACCTATCGGGAGGAAAGGGAGGTAGGTCGTCTGAAATCTCGGCTGAGTGCGGCGGAATTTGAGCGTATTCGCTTTGTCAGGGTGGATTTAACCCAAGAAACTGCCGTGGCTAGATTAATTGATGATCTCGGTCGGGTCGATGTCTTAATTCATCTAGTCGGGGGTTTTACCATGGGGGCGACGGAGGAGTTTAGCTATGAAGATTGGCTAAAAATGTTCGATTTAAACCTCCATAGCACTTTTTTACTGTGTAAACACTGTTTACGCTCGATGAAACTTCATAATTATGGTCGTATCGTCACTATCGGTTCTCGTGGTGCCGTACAACCGGGGGCAAATTTGGCCGCCTATTGTGCCTCGAAAGCGGCGGTAGTGGCTTTAACCCAAGCGATCGCAGAAGAAACCAAACAGACTAATATTACCGCTAACGTGGTTTTGCCAAGTGTTATCGATACTCCGGGCAACCGGGAAGCGATGGGAGAGGCAAATGCCAAGGACTGGGTAAGTCCCCAATCTCTAGCCGAGGTGATCTGTTTTCTGGCAGGGGAAGGAGCTAAGGACTTGCGCGGGGCGGCAATTCCCGTCTATGGTTCCCTGTGA
- the plsY gene encoding glycerol-3-phosphate 1-O-acyltransferase PlsY: protein MLIPILISVTILLLSYLLGSIPTGYLIGKYSKGIDIRDYGSGSTGATNVLRTLGKTAGATVLLIDMLKGMVAVALVRGLYFIDVNPLPESWYYWLIIGAALGAIIGHSKSIFLNFSGGKSVATSLGVLLVMNPLVACGTLASFLVILALFRIVSLGSIIGALVVNILMVVFDQPLPYILFSLMAGIYVIVRHQGNIKRLLAGTEPKIGQKVQQSSEVS from the coding sequence ATGCTTATTCCGATTCTTATCAGTGTTACTATCTTACTTTTATCCTATCTGCTCGGTTCAATTCCCACGGGTTATTTAATCGGTAAATACAGCAAAGGTATCGATATTCGTGACTATGGTTCCGGTTCCACTGGAGCCACCAATGTGCTAAGAACTCTGGGAAAAACTGCCGGGGCGACGGTGTTATTAATTGATATGTTAAAGGGAATGGTGGCGGTGGCCCTGGTACGAGGACTATATTTTATTGATGTCAATCCTCTCCCAGAAAGTTGGTATTATTGGTTAATTATCGGGGCAGCATTGGGGGCAATCATCGGTCATAGTAAATCGATTTTCTTGAATTTTAGCGGTGGTAAATCCGTCGCCACCAGTTTAGGGGTTTTATTGGTGATGAATCCCCTAGTGGCTTGCGGAACTTTGGCGAGTTTTTTAGTTATTCTGGCACTTTTCCGGATTGTTTCTTTAGGTTCGATTATCGGGGCGCTGGTGGTGAATATTTTAATGGTTGTTTTCGATCAACCTCTCCCCTATATTTTATTTAGTTTGATGGCAGGAATCTATGTGATTGTTCGTCATCAGGGTAATATTAAAAGATTGTTGGCAGGGACGGAACCGAAAATAGGTCAGAAAGTACAGCAATCATCGGAAGTAAGTTAA